GTCTACGTACGACGAGTCTCCGCTCAACCGGCCAGAAAGTAATCGGCCGTGGTAGCTTGTGCGCGCGCATCGTTGGAAAGTACTCCACCGTTGCGTCGTCAAAGTTGGGACTGTGCCAACACGGTACTGCCGCCACGTCGCCATCTGCTGCGTCGCTTGCCGTGAGTTGCTGGTTCTGGCTTGAGATTTGAGAACTACTCCAGGTAATGACTCCGTTCTTTCTCTTTTTATAGATTTGGATGCGACGTACGTGAGCACAGGGAAGGTATATACGAACACTGCAGGGTTTTATTAAACGGCAGGGAACTTTTTTCTTTGTTTCCGTGCTTTACGGCGGTACGATGGCACACGTGCGGACCGTAATCACATGAGGCGATGACGTCACCTGCTTCGTGTCCGGGAGAATCACCACGTGGCGGCGGTATATCTGACAAACGTGTgtgcttgttttttttttttttgaagctAACGTGTGTGCTTATGGTATTTCTCCTATTTTATCACCACGTAAAGTTTGTATAGCTCGATCGGTGTTGTGAACAGCACACCCGCCCCACACACACAAAGGACCCTAGTCGCTCAAGGTGTCATATGCAATAAATAAAGTAGGCATGTtgtaaaaaatgatttttttttcagttttcatTCCAAAAAATTTGAAATAAAATTTCATCCGAAATTTGCTCAAAATTTTGCGGTAACCATGGTACCCACAAGAAAAATGTCCTCGGTGCCAAAATATTGCTCGTATCAAGTTTCAGAATTGAAACTTTAAGCCTTCTTTTACAACTTGGCAAAAACAATCAGAACTCGAAAATAAAAGATATTTTAGAACTCCTCAAAATGTTTtaaaatggatcttatttgaaaTCCCTCAACATGAGAAACACAAATATGAAaacagaaattactttgaactttTCCTTCGAAAAATATGAAAGATTAAAAATCAGAAGCCAAAAGAAAAGGCACGCATGAGGAACTTGGTTCACCTGCACCTGTGTGTCACAAATCCTCTCACATATATCAATTGTTCGTTGCCTAGATAGCTGGGTAGCGAGGTTACTCAAGTTGTTTTTTCATACACTTTTGTGTAACTAGCAAAAGAGCCTAGCGTTGTAGGAACACTTTGTTGACGTTGTGGTAACGCCAGATTGAAAATGTCGTCCTAACAGCTATCTTTATAATGTGTTAATAAAGGTCCAGCGgtaggttggatcctttcgatctagaCTTCTCTTCATTGGCagttgttgttgttctggtgcgctggtgtGTTAAACAGTCCTTAGCACGACAATTTTCCGATTGTCTAATACAACAATGTTTTCCTGGCCCCGATGAGGGACGGGCAATGATGGTGGCGTGCCTTCGGcttgctccagtgcttgtagtcattgctAGGTAGTCTACGGACCGGCATGTATTTTTTGCTTCTGGTACTCTTTGTACTACGTTGACagttgtagaagtgcatgctctagccaatgcaaccaaaagaccgatctgatggaagagactaggcagcacattatacgtcaacactccccctcacgtgtggctccctcaggcctaaacgtggaccgaaagtgggctgcaatttaattgcgccagccgggtcttgaactcaagacctcttggctctgataccatgtagaggaATAGGATGCAACTCTCAATGTATATACTTGTGCATATGCACCTATCAATACATTGAGAGTTGCATCTTATTCCTCTACAACAGTTGATGAATAGACtggaagttttcttgcaaaaaaaataaaaatccagCTGAGTGGATGTAGCAGTGTTGATTATGTGCTTCATTATGCTGGCTAGCCGAGTTGACCTTTATGAAATGGGCTTGGGCCACCCCAAGCTTGCTGGGCTGACTCTCATCTTGCCTACCCGGAGGATCCTACCGTCATTATTTTATAAGGATAGTACTAATGCAACTAACTCATTCTTTATTAGAAAACTtctttttgtttagttttattttagtttctttacAAGAAAAGGATGGACATAGCAAGAAGATGAACATCGACTGTTGATTTTCAGTCGAATGGTTCTAGCGAATTTAACTGAACACCAAAAAAAATCTTTATGCGCCTGTTGGATAGTTGCCCCTGATGAAATTTTGTTTGTTTGTGAAATCTATTCGTTGGGGTCCTATGACACCGGTCTGAATATCGCATATGTGCGCGGAGGTTTTCATCCCAAAATCAGTTTAAAGATTGGATTTTGGAGAGTCAGTTCTGTCATTGGAAATTTACATGAAACACTAATCTAGGCTGAAGGGGCTCCTGTCCAATAGTCGCCCTCATTGGAGTGTCGTTCCGGTTGGCCTTTCCCCTGAAGTCGCTCGCCGTTGATACCACAAATCAGAGCAGTTATTCCCCTACTACATAGATATGTGGCACTCAACGGCGATGATTGAAATGATGGCTTCAAAACATAAACAAGATTATGGAAAGTAGGACTTGTAGCTATCACTCAGAGGAAACATAATCATAGCAATTGTAGCTATCATGGCATGGCAAACCTTATCCAGCAGATTTGAGGATAAGGCATACAGATATACAAGTATAGTGTTGCAAATCTCTGGCATGATCATTCCAAGATCATAACAATAATCCCATGCTCTTGGAGAACAACCTGACCATAGCCTTCCATGGCTCACACATGTCTTTCTTAACATAACATAAACTTGACATTCCAACTGTCATACAACGTGTGCACTCCTCGACATCACATATTATAtttgttaattgctcaacaattTGTATCTCAATTTAGTAAACACGCTCTTTTATTTTGATTTAAACCTTCAGGTTTAACAACTACTGAATAGTGTGACTTATACTGACTCCGTCCATACcttggacgcggctattcgaatagtttgacctTGTAGAGATTAGACACTGTACTCATACGACAGAACTTTCCTCTGCGGTGATGCCTTGCCAAAATTATCCCTAGCCACACATTTTTACCACATATAGTAGTAAGGACTCGAATCTCACTTTGAGTGAGAGTCTCTGGACCTTATCACCTTAATTTACTCGTGATATCAAATATCCCCTCACTCGGGACACTatcaagtattcaacttggcaggTCAAATATCTCATCAGGTTAGCATAAATCTAGACGGATCAGGTCACACTTCCGGCTCAACCCGCTCTATGGAAACATCAATAAAAGAGTGACCAAATGCCTAATCATGATTTCCCAACAAATTGTATGTTCGTACTGATTTAATCGGTTCGGTGGCACTATGAATTGATCTAGCAGATGGAGGAAGTTATTATTAAGTTGTATTATGTTTCAATTTATCTTGGGATCAAGGGACACTTGAGAAAGTTCAGGGTTCTAGGGAGAGAGCTTGCCAAGTTACCAAGTTCATTCACCAAATATCCAAATAAAATCCAAGAAAGTCAAAGTTGTCAAAAAGAAAAAAGCAGGAAGGTAGATTCACAGGAAAAATATAAAATGTTGGACGAAGCACTCTGCCTGGCAGGAAAAGGAACACTATTCTTTTATTATCATTATTATACTATATCACTAGGTAATTGCCCGTGCCTTGCAACGGGGTACAAATATTCTAGTATTTTAGCCCGTGATTTATCAGTGTATATTAATGTGAAGTGTAGATAAATGTTTAACAAATCTTGTCCGTAATTAATCCAAAGACCATAAATTTATTCGGTAAGTCAATAAAAGGTGGGCTAGTTAAGGTGGGTTTCAAGGAATGATGTTTGGTAAAAGAATGGAAGGTTGGACGAAGCACTATGCCTGTCAGAAAACTGAATGCTATTCTTTCTTATAAGTAGTAGAGAAATCACTTATTGGTTTACCAAAGAAAACATAAGTTTATTCGGTAAGTCAATAAAAGGTGGCACAATAAGACGGGTTTCAAGGAATCATGCTTGGCAAAGAATGAAAGGTTGGACGAAGCACTCTGACTGGCAGGAAACGGAACACTATTCTTTTTTTAAGAAGTAATAATAAGTAGTAGAGATATTAGTTCTGTCTTAagccaaactttgtaaagtttgatagatgtggctagatctcagtcgactgagacttaaccaagtctcagttaAGTGATAGTATATAAGATGGAGAAAGGCAAACTAGAaagatttttttttaatttatcTTCATGCAAGATCAAAggaatatagcatcgactgagacataGCAAAACTGataatttatataaaaaatataataatatcTGCAATACCAGATAAATATAATATGGACAATACATTTTATGATGGATCAAATGCTATTGATTTACCATTGTGAATGCTGATATTTTCCTATAAATTTGGTCATAATGGAAAAGATTAAACTTTTTATGCCAACATCGATTTTTGTGGGCGTGCTCAGTTAAACAGAAAACAACTTTTTTTGAGCGTGTAGGCCTAGTGTCAATGTTGAGAACAGGCTCGGTTTCAGCATGGATGTTTTATGCCAACATCGACAGGGTTTGATGCGTGACGGTGACCTGGATAGGATAATTGGTCATGGATGACGCATCACCATCGATGCTGCAAGTTGCAGCTGCATAATTTTGACCCATGGTCCCAGCAGCCTTCACCTTTCTTGACCAGATGAGCAGCTTAGCCGCCACTACAGTCGCCACCTGCCACTCTCTTCTCCCCCTTCCCTGGCCACATGATCCACAGTCCTCACCTTACTTAAATGGGAACTAGTATGGATACGACGTGGACAGTCCGAATCTCACACCATTTTACATATTATATACAATCTCACAGATCCCATGGCGTGTGCAGTGTGCTGTATAAATTAATGGATGCCTCCACCTTCATCGACCACCTCCGTTGATCAAAGATCAGAGCTCACGAGCACGCAGCAATGGAGCCGCAGACCGATTCGAAGCCCATTCCGCTGATGACGCCGTACAAGATGGGCTCCTCGCTGGACCTCGCCCACCGGGTGGTGCTGGCGCCGCTGACGCGGCAGCGCTCCTACGGCAACGTGCCGCAGCCGCACGCCGCCGTCTACTACGGCCAGCGCGCCACGCCCGGCGGGATGCTCATCACGGAGGCCACGGGGGTCTCCGACACGGCGCAGGGCTACACCGACACCCCGGGCGTCTGGACGGCGGAGCAGGTGGAGGCGTGGCGCCCCGTCGTCGACGCCGTGCACGCCAAGGGCGCCCTCTTCTTCTGCCAGCTCTGGCACGTCGGCCGCGTCTCCTCCTACGGCTTCCAGCCGGGCGGCGCCGCGCCCGTGTCCAGCACCCAGAGGATGGTCGGCCCGCAGGTCAGGCACGACGGCACCACCGAGGAGTTCTCGCCGCCGAGGAGGCTGGCGGCGGAGGAGATCCCCATGTTCGTCGACGACTTCAGGAAAGCAGCACGGAACGCCATCAACGCCGGTACGTACATGAGAACATATAGTACCCTGCTCTCCTCTGCTTTGCATTTTACACTCTGCTTTGGATTTCAACACTCTGTTGACACTCTGCTTTGCTCTGCACGCCGACGGCCAGGCTTCGACGGCGTGGAGATCCACGGCGGCAACGGGTACCTCATCGAGCAGTTCCTCAAGGACAGTGCCAACGACCGGGACGACGGCTACGGCGGCAGCCTAGAGAACCGGTGCCGCTTCGCGCTCGAGGTGGTGGCGGCTGTCGCAAAGGAGGTGGGCGCCCACCGTGTTGGCATCCGCCTCTCGCCCTTCATGGACTATATGGACTGCCACGACTCCGACCCCCACGCGCTCGGCCTCCACATGGCCACGAAGCTCAATGACCACAACATCCTCTACCTCCATATGATCGAGCCCCGTATGGCCCTCGTTGACGGCCGGCGGGAGGTCCCGCACCGGCTGCTGCCCTACAGAGAGGCCTTCAAGGGCACCTTTATCGCGAATGGCGGGTATGACCGGGAAGAGGGGGAcagggcggtcgtctcggggtacGCCGACCTCGTCTCATTTGGGCGGCTCTTCCTTGCAAACCCAGACCTACCAAAGCGGCTAGAGCTCAACGCGCCGCTTAACAAGTACAATAGGTTGACGTTCTACATCTCCGATCCCGTCGTCGGCTACACCGACTACCCGTTTCTTCCTTGATGTATCATTCAACCATGAATAATGATTGGTCCATATATTGCCATGTGAAATTCAAATGGaaccttttctttttcttggctctTCCCTTTTCCCCACATGTACAATGTGGCTTTCTTATGTACAATTTTTCCGGCTGTATAGAAGTTGCAAAATTCCGAGTGTTTAAGTTTTGAAAGATTAAATTTGAAAATATTGAAAGATCAAGTTTCAAAATTCCGTATTCCAAAAGTTTGAAAGTGTCAAATTATTGTTGGAAAATCCCAAGGCCTGGTATTTatattcgtaggatttccaaaacgcgggaataggaaaaacatgggattagagtggaatgtcgtcttgaatcctacaggattgtacgagtgtttgattgtgcatagaaaaaacataggattctttcaaagaggtttgagtggatggaatgTTTTCTATGAAatatagtgcaaatgaatcctatgaaaaaattcctatggtttacaatcctacgaatcaaacaaccaagataggaaaaattcctaagaattagaatcctccaaaattcctttgagaatcctttgaatcaaagaagcccttactGTCCATTTCTTAGCAATACACACATCTCATTTATTCCTGTTCCAGGTATACATCGGTGTTGTCTGCACCAACACAACACCAACTCTCCTTCACAAACTACAAATTCATAACCGGAAATCAGAAATAGCAGTTTTTGCATCTAACCCTATGGAGAAATAATGCTTCATGTAATCTCTCACAAGAGTTTCCCTATATAATGGTTTGTTCTCTTCAGTCAACAGCTCCTTGATTGGACCATACATCCTCGTCGAGGCTGGATGGAAATGCGTGCTGAAGAAGAACGCGATCGAGACCCTAGGGGCAGCGTTCTTCGCCAACACCCTATGCTCCACACTCCTGAACCCGTCATTGGAGATCAGCTGCACATGTTTTTTAACAAAATACATATAGTTCAAAATGATCAAGCACACTGCTTATTTGTTAAACAAAAGATTTGGGATTGGATGGACACGATTTATATACCTGTAAGAGATCGCCGATGTTCACAATGAATGCTCCGGGTGTGGGCGTGACATCTACCCACCGGTCCTCGTTGAAAATCTGTAGACCGCCGACTTCATCTTGGAGGAGTATGGTCAGGAAGCCGGCGTCTGAATGCCGGCTTGTCCCGATGGCGAGTTTAGGCTGAGGGCAGGGAGGGTAATAGTGGCAGATTAAGATCTGTCCTTGGTCGCACTCCATGTCTGTTAGGTAGCTTGGTTTGAGCCCAAGAGCTTCGGAGAGCAGCTCAAACAAAGTCTTTCCCAATTTATTAACTTGCTCGGTATATTCAAGCAGTGCATCGCTGCAAATCAACATTTTAGTCCCAATATATCAGATCAAGAGTGATTCCTCACTAGTGCCGAGTGACTTTTTTATAGAACATCTTTTTGCTGCGAGGAATCGGAAATTCTTCACTTTCTATAGAACATCTTTTTGCGGTGAGTTTTCAGGAAAAAAAAGATATTCAATAGAAAGTAAAGAAATTTTGATTCCTTGGAGTAAAAATATTTTCTATAGAAAGTAATTTCGTTGCAGAACTTATCCCTGGTCATTTTGTCAATAACCAAGGAGGAATTCACATTAACAACAATACATAATCCATACTTGTATAAATTGTACCTTCTGTACTAACTGTGGATTGCTACTGTcgtaaaaaagaagagaaagagggCAACTGGCCAGAGAAAAATAATGATTCTAAATAGCATCTCTCATTGAGAAAATCAGAGAATCGATAATCAATAGTAAATCAGGAAATTTTATCAACCTACTATGGTTCAACAAGAGGTATTTTGTTGCGTTAGCAGTAGACAAAATGAGTACTACAGTCAATTACAATTTATGAGAAGAGAATTGTGTGTAATTGCTACTACCTTGTATCTTAATATGAGACGCTTTTGCAGTTTACGGTAGCACTCACCGGCAGCTCTCCGGTATGTCGCCGACGTCGGGCGGGTCAGGGGCCATGCGGATGTGGAGCGTGTCGCGCCAGTTGGCCACCGGCGACTCGTAGAGGTCGAAGTTGCACTGGTACTTGACCGGCTTGATGGGGTCACGCGAGTAGAGCCGCGCCTTCTCGGTGCCCTCGCCGCCGTCGGCCGCGTGGAACGCCCGCATAGCGTCCGTCGCCGCGGCCATCGCCGCCTCCGGCACGGCATGGCCTGTCACCTGGAAGAACCCGCACCCTGCCGCGGCCTGGCGGACGGCGGCAACCACGGCCGCGTGGTCGCCGCACCCGAGGTCGATCACCGGGATGGCCCCTGGTTCTTCTTGGCCGCCGGCGAGGACGGTGGTGTCCTGTTTGTCGTGGTGGCCTTCAGGGACGCGGAAGATGCAGGGGACGTGCGTGAGGCCGGAGGCGACGAGGCCGGTGACGCCGGCGAAGGTGGCGTCCAGCGCGCGGAGGTCGGCCGCGCGGTCGTAAGCAACGGGAGAGGAGGCGGCCGACATGGTTGGTGGCGTGGGTGTCATCGGCTTGGCGGTTGGAGTGCTCTTATCTGCTACCTGGCGTGGGTGTCATCGGCTTGGTGTGGGCGTGCTGCAAGTGTGACGCGACAGCGGCGATGGATGCATGCCAACGACTCCGGTGCCTGCTGCTGCGGTGACTCCCCAATCTACGCATTTTGGGATGAGAATCTCAGCGTACACATGGATATTCTTTTTCTAAATTAAACAATCTGACTATAAATTATAAAAACTATACTTATAAAAGCGTTTTTAACACTAGTATACTgtaaaaaacattcttatattatggaacggaggggtacaaaaacaaaataacagaaggCCAACAAAAAGCACAAAATTACATGAAAGTCCTCCATAGTCATCGACCCTAGCTGCGATCTCTCACAACTCGACTTTTCTTTATACATCTCGTAAAGAAACCGCAGTAGATCAAACCTGCACAAGCTGAACTCATCTCAAAGGTTTCAAGGAACTGTATGAGCCGCCCACCCAAATAGGCGAGAACCTAAGATCTATTGATACACTAGAGCCCGGGACACACCCTTGCAAGACAGGTTGTCGAACTATTACTTCGTGGTGGAGGTCAGGTGCAATGGAGCAGAGATCTTGGGAAGACAACGGAAGGATGAAGCCTGGCGAGCCGTTGGCGACGGGCCTTGGTGTCGTGGGCGGCTCCGCCCCTGGCCCCGGCGATCTCGCCGCGGCTGCTGCGTGGGTTCACGTCCGGCGTGGTCCGAGTGGCGTTTTGGTCCCTCCTCCGGAGGTGTCGGGGCGGGGGCCGTGTGGTGGCCGCTTCTGGGCCCTGGCGTCGGACGAGTCCGACGAGGAGGACGGGACCTCGTCGCCGCGGCTGGCTGCTCCGTCGGCGTGTGTGTCCCTCTGTGACTtcgtccgggcggcggcggagtccggcgtcGGCCGGGGTGACCACCGGCGTCGTTTTGCGCCGGGGGGATGTGTCTCGCGTGCCTCGGCGGTGCGGTGCTGGCGTCCCCCGTCTCCACCGGCGGGGTGCCTGGGGGTGGCGTGCGTCTCCTCTCCGTCCCCTGCCCTCGCGGCGGTTGAGGCGGCGGTTGAGGAGTGGCCGCCGCTCCCTCTCGTCCCCTCttcggcggcgcgggtggcggagaCGGCTGAGGCGCTAGGGTTGTCGCCGAGGGGCGCGGAGCCGGTTGTGGGCCTGCTTGCGCACGTTGGGCCTGGGCTGGCCTCATCTGGCTTGGGGGCCTATTCGCCATCTGGGTTGGCTTCCGCTGGGGCTGCGGGTGGCCAGGGGGCTGTCTCGGCTTCCGGGCCTGGCTCGGCTAGGCCTGATCCCACGCGGCCCTCCCTGGATGGCGTCCATAAGCCCGGGTCGCGCCGCTATATATGGCTGCGCAGAGGTGTGCGCGACCCCTCACTAGGGTTTCCTGCCCGTCCCAGTGAGGTGCGGCGATTTAGACGCTTTGCCAGATCTCTCCTCccccatccccctccccctcctctcacTCGTTCCTTTGCTGCGGTGGCTGCCATGGGCGACCGTCGCACGGAGAAGAGGCCGATGGAGCCCCCGATCCCCGATGAAGAGAGGCGGCGGGAGAAGGCGCTGCATGCGGGTGCAGGCGAAGCGTGGCCAGCATGCCAGGGCGGCGGGTCGTGATGATGGGGGCGGTGGTTTCGTGCAAGGCAAAGGTGGAGGCTACGGCCAGGGCTATGGGGGTAGCTATGGCCAAGGCTATGGATCTGGATCCCATGGGTGCGAGGGGGATTGGGGTCCTCCTCCACCTTGGTGGAGTCAGCAGGAGcgcaagaagaagcagaagaccGGATCGAAGCGGCGTGAACTGGAGCGCAAGTCGATGGAGCATCCCCTCTGTGGTGGTGGCCACGGGGACCCGCTGGCTAAGAAGCCGCGTGCGGCGGCTGCCCCGCTTGCGGTGGTGTTACCGGCTGCGCCGCGTGGGTCGGCGGATGCTCCCATCCCTGTCGAAGAAGAAGGAGGCGAATGCTTCAAGTGCGGCCGTACTGGGCATTTTCAAGCCAAGTGTACCTTTCCTCCCCTCTGCGTGATCTGTAAGCAGGAAGGACACGCCTCGGCCTTCTGTCCGACGCGGGGTAAGCATCTTCACCTACAGATCGTGGGTAGCGCGATTCCGGGGGAAGGATTTTTCTGCTTGGACTTTGAAGATGAAGAGGAGTCAGAGGGATATGATCTCCAGGCTGCAAATGGGGCCATTCTGTCGGCGGAGCCAGGGAGGCTGTCGATGCGTGTGCTCAAGCAGGAGCTGAAGCACATGTTTGCGGGAGACTGGGACTGGCAGATTTCTCAAGTGGGGGATGACGACTTTGCGGTTATCTTCCCTTCTGCGGATCTGTTGCACATGGCCAAGTCGAGTGGGAAACTGTTTCTTTCTATCAATGATATTATGGTGCGGGTTCGTGATCCTGTCCAGGAGACCATTTTGCCCCTCTCCATGCCGGAGGTGTGGCTACGCCTCCACGGTATCCCCAAGAAGCACCGGCGTGTTGATCGCCTGATGGAAGGAATGAAGATGCTGGGCAGGCCCATTGTGGTGGACGAGCTCTCTCTCATCCGGATGGGACCGGTGAGAATGAAGTTTGGTTGCAAAGCCCCAGACAAGATGAATGGATACGTGCAAGTGTGGTTCAACCATGAGGGTTTTGACATCAAGGTGGAGGTGGAAACTCTCCGGAAGCGTTCGGGCGAGGGTTCGGTGGTGTCTGGGCCTGACAAGGCCCCCCCTCGCCCCAGCGACAAGCAAGGCCAGCCGGGTTTGGGGACCGGGAGTGCGCCGGGGTTGCTGCAGGGTTCGACCGTGACTCAGGGAGGGCCTGTCACCGCAGCTGGCAGCAACCAGCAAGATGTGGAGATGGCTTGTCGTGATGAGGAGAATGAGGACAGCATGCCGGACACGTCGATTGATACGGAGACTTGGGACAAGTTGGGGCTTTCTTCCCTGGCGCTAGAGGAGGACAGAGATGTGGTGGCGCTGGGCGCTCTTGCGACGGCGGACACGGCTGGGAGCAGCCCGCCTCCTGCGATTACTTTGCTGGGGGCTTTTGACCAGTCTGATCTGAAGGAGCGGGCTGGGGCTGGTACCATGCTTCTGGGTGCCCCGACATCCCCCAGTCTGCTGGGCTCCGACACGGGTGTGGTGCTCAACGAACCATCCACTCACACCCCGCTGTCTAGCCGCCGCAGTGCGGGGGGCTCAGGGCGCGCTCCCAAGAAGACGGCGGGTCGCAAGCCCTCGGCCAACGCTGCGGTACTCTCCCTTCCCTCACCAACTGCGCCGGCTTGCGTGGACCTTCAGGCAGCTCTGGGTTCTGCGGGCGTCTCGACCAAGGCACGGCGCTCTCGTGCTTCTCCAGTGGCCCAGCGTGCGCCTAGTGCTCGGGCCAAGGCCCTTCTGGGTGAACTTTCTTCCATGGAGAACGCGCAGCTTCGTCTTGCGGATAAGAATCTCGAAACCTCAGGTAATCCCCCACCCTCCTTTAAGATTCTGAATGCCTTTTCGGACCCGGAACTTGCCTCGATTCTAGACGACAGCGGATTTAAGGTTGGTGCGGAGAGCGGCGAGTTAATTTCGTTGATCCGTGCCTGTGAAGATGCCCAAGCG
The window above is part of the Triticum aestivum cultivar Chinese Spring chromosome 2A, IWGSC CS RefSeq v2.1, whole genome shotgun sequence genome. Proteins encoded here:
- the LOC123186999 gene encoding putative 12-oxophytodienoate reductase 5; translation: MEPQTDSKPIPLMTPYKMGSSLDLAHRVVLAPLTRQRSYGNVPQPHAAVYYGQRATPGGMLITEATGVSDTAQGYTDTPGVWTAEQVEAWRPVVDAVHAKGALFFCQLWHVGRVSSYGFQPGGAAPVSSTQRMVGPQVRHDGTTEEFSPPRRLAAEEIPMFVDDFRKAARNAINAGFDGVEIHGGNGYLIEQFLKDSANDRDDGYGGSLENRCRFALEVVAAVAKEVGAHRVGIRLSPFMDYMDCHDSDPHALGLHMATKLNDHNILYLHMIEPRMALVDGRREVPHRLLPYREAFKGTFIANGGYDREEGDRAVVSGYADLVSFGRLFLANPDLPKRLELNAPLNKYNRLTFYISDPVVGYTDYPFLP
- the LOC123187000 gene encoding 1-aminocyclopropane-1-carboxylate oxidase homolog 1, with protein sequence MTPTPPTMSAASSPVAYDRAADLRALDATFAGVTGLVASGLTHVPCIFRVPEGHHDKQDTTVLAGGQEEPGAIPVIDLGCGDHAAVVAAVRQAAAGCGFFQVTGHAVPEAAMAAATDAMRAFHAADGGEGTEKARLYSRDPIKPVKYQCNFDLYESPVANWRDTLHIRMAPDPPDVGDIPESCRDALLEYTEQVNKLGKTLFELLSEALGLKPSYLTDMECDQGQILICHYYPPCPQPKLAIGTSRHSDAGFLTILLQDEVGGLQIFNEDRWVDVTPTPGAFIVNIGDLLQLISNDGFRSVEHRVLAKNAAPRVSIAFFFSTHFHPASTRMYGPIKELLTEENKPLYRETLVRDYMKHYFSIGLDAKTAISDFRL